The following nucleotide sequence is from Megalops cyprinoides isolate fMegCyp1 chromosome 19, fMegCyp1.pri, whole genome shotgun sequence.
TGGCAGAGAAAAGCGGCTATTTTGCCAACGTTTCGAAGCAGGCATTGTGTCTCATTGCTCTATAAGAACTGTAGGACCCATAGATGCAGCCCCCACCGTATTTCACAGTGGACATGGGTTTGTTGTTTGTGCTTTCAGTGAGGAAGCCTTATTTGAAAGCAAAGTACAAAGACAAAACTTGAATTTATCAAACTATATTTGAATAAGGAGTTGATGTATATCTTATGGTTAGATGATAAGTAAACTTTGCATTTTGGAAGTGTTAATCAGCTTCATGTGCACCACAGAAAAGTGGCACTTAGGTTAGGGAATAAGCCACTGTAGGGGggttactttgtttttttggttgttttgcaTATACAGGTCCTGGAGCCCTTGTTATGACAGAGCGTGTTTAGTACCATACTGCAATGCTTTCTATGATATATCGTCTGAGAAACACTCCCCAAATGTGTTATACTTGCATTACTTTTTATGAGTATATGAAATCATTTCTGTGGCATGGCATGGTGGAGAGGTGAACAGTGTTGCTGAAAGGTCAGATACTGAGACTCTTTTTCAGAGCAGGCTTCCCACTGCACTTGCCAAAAGCAGGACTGACCTGCTATACAGAGTTACCAAGATCTAATGGCTAAAAACCTCTTCAGTGCTGCtcaatcaaaaaacaaacacacaaatgtaacataaaaatatttttgactcATGGATGGAtccttttcagtatttttctctgatgctatttccctttctccctttctgtgtTTATAGGAGGAAGGGAAGCCACCCAAAGCAACTGTGTCCAAGTCGACAAAAGGCTCAGGGAAAGTGGCAGAGGGTGAGGAGGGCGAGGGGGGGCcagaggtgaaggaggaggcaggggagggTGACGAGGCTCACCCTGGCGTCTCCTCCGACGAGGAGGTGGAGATCGAGGAGATCATTGAGGAGTCACGGGCTGAGCGCATCAAGCGTAGCGGCCGGCAGCAGATGGACAGCATCAAAAAGGCCTTCTCCaaggagaagatggagaagaCCAAGCAGAAGACCAAGGAGAACCTGGAGAAAACCCGCCTGAGGACGCGCGAGAACCTGGAGAAGACCAGGCACAACCTGGAGAAGAAGATGGGCAAGCTGGGTAACCGCATGGCCGTCAAACCCGAGCAGAAGGAGAAGATGAAGTCCTCGCGGGAGAAGGTGAAGAAGTCCTTCACGCCCGACCACACCGTCTACGCCCGCTCCAAGACGTCCGTCTACAAGGTGCCGCCCTTCACTTTCCACGTGAAGAAGGTCCGGGAGGGCGAGGAGGAGGTGCAGCCCGCGGAGCCCGTGGAGGTGGCTGGGGAGAAGCCCGTGGAAGAGGCTATGGAAGAGGCCATGGAGGAAGCTGTGGAGAGGGCGGAGCAGCTGAGTGAGGATGGCCCGGAGGTGCAGGCCCTGCTGAAGCTGTCCGAGGACTCAGAGCTGGTGCTGGTGGATCTGGATCACGAGAAGGATAGTAAATAATGTGGGCCCGGGGAAGACCAGtgcaaacagagcagagagaacagaacTGAGATGACACTGCGTGAATAACGGACATGCACAGGCTATGGGGGATGCATTTGGCCTCAGTATCTCTAaagtttagtttttattttgtagtctGTCtttagttgtttctttttttttgcgccATCTTTAATACCATAACCATTGTAACTGTTTCAAAATCCAAAGTCTAACTTTCACTTCCCCTAGTccagtgaaagagaaaggagggtTGTCTAccttattgtttattttttatctgttttgtttgaaaatactTTCATCTTATGGACTACTTTGCTTATATTGACCGTTTCATTGCGTTTGTATTTCAGTATGGGGAATGGAATTACTCCTGTTATGAAGGCAATTCTGTACGTATTTTCTGACCAGCCTCACATTTAAATACTGCAAGGAATCAAACAGTTAACTGCTATTAATAAATATGCCTTATGTGGTGGCTCTGGTTGGAGGTGTGATGTCATGTGGTATGTTTCAGTTGAATGATGCCAGGAGGAACAAACAGGGGGAAATGGACAGATGTTAGTTGTATAACTGACTAATAAGGGTTATTGGCATGTACAGTGTAAGAGCGGTGTAAGTTGTGAATAAACAGACATTTGCTATGACAGTGACTTTTTCTTGATTTCAAAGTGTTTACAAGCTGATCTAAGTGTTTTACAAAATGTTGAGCTATTTTATTTCGGAAGTTTGTGTCattgtgaaaattgttttgCCATTGTTGGGAGAGGGTCAGAGACTGAGAATAATATCCAACAGTCTGAAATTTGTGCCTTTGAAAACCTTCAATAtctaaaaaatacttttttaatgtCAAACATAATGATGATGGATCAGCTTTCAGTATGTCTAGTGATATCAAGCACTTGAACAGAATTTTTGTGCATACTATAAAGGCTACAACAAAAGTATGTGTAGAGTCACTAGGCAAAGCAACAACAGAATGAAGAATCAATGACAATTTGAAAGAACCCTGAACAGATTGTGTTATTTTGCAGCATTTTCAGAAGGTGTGTGTTTTAGTTACACCTTTGGGCATACTGTATACCAAGCAAAGTCAGCCTCTGAGCTGTGAATATGTATTTGCTGGTAGGTTTTATCAACGGATGGAAAATTACCTTTAAATTATAAGATATTTTGAAGGCTTAAAAGCTGAAACTTCTCAGGCTTGATTGTAAATGTATGCCAGCATGACTACAGTAGCATCTCATATGCGCTTAAATGTATATGCTTACATGCATACAATGTTAAAGGACTACATACCATTTGATTTCTGTTCTCGTGCATGAGCTGAAATAGACACAAGGATAATTGCCACTCATAGCAATATGatctaaattaatttttgaGGATATCAGTCAAGacaacattttttcagttattcagATTGAAAGAACACTGACGTATTTTAAGTCTGCCAGGAATATGGCAATAACTTCACAGAAATTTAGCATGACAAACCAAAATTTTATGACACAGTTcgcagttctgttttttctgaGCATTGTATCGGGCAGACTATTGTGGCTGGACCATTTTTCCGATGAAGTTGTAGAGAGTGACATCAATCAGAGCATATGTACGACAAGAATTGCTATCCCCAGCTTTAATATAATTTGGAGGCTGACAGGTGAATTCAGCATGTGGACATCCACTAACGCCATGGCCTCTTTgcacagcaaatgcatttctTGCAGTAAATATGTGCAAagtatgcatgtaaatatatactACAAAGCAAAGGGGCCTTTGGAAAGTTCTGCTCAGGCTATTCTTTGTGTTGGTCCATGTCCTTGATGGGAATTGTATGGATTGTCATGAAGTTAATCGATGGAATTGAATCTAATTAAAGAGAGTGCTTTTCCAGGGAAACAGATGGGTAGCAGGCGTCACTGCTAATGCAGTGCACACCATAAGGACTCGGCAAGGGAAGCAAACAGTATTGATGGCTCCTCAAAAGAGAATCAGAGATTGTCTAGTGTGTCAGTGAAGCCGTAAAATTGTTAATAACATGCACACTACTGTCACTGCCTAAattataattttcttttcatgttttacacGAAGTGCACATATTTGTAAACAACTGGCATTTGACACATTACAAATACAGAGGTAGCCTCCATTCACCAAAATAAGGGAGTGTACTGCTTTTAGATATTATACTGAAACACTTAATAGATCAGCGCCCCTGGCTACCTCGTGCTGTAGCTCCTTCTGGAGATGGTTTTAACTTCCAAACCCTCAAGCATGACTAGAAAACATGCAACGTCTGAGGTGACCCGTGCAAAGTCTGAACCCTCACTGTGTCTGACTAGCGGTCTCCCAATCCTTACAAAAATGTTACTGGGTACAGTACatccattgtttttgttttgttttaattggctGAATGTCCTCAGAGAATTATACACTTTAAAAAATCTTGTTCTTTCATGAAATTCATGTTGGCCTTGACTTTCAGTTCTGTTGGTTTAGTTCTTGGTCATGTCTTctgtaaaaagacaaaagaaaaactgtattttcaaaAGAGGGCTACCTTTGTGCTGCCTGTTGAAAGCTGTTGGTTAACTACCACTGGACTTTTCCTCCCAATACTCCTCTTAAAGAATGCTGTAAAACAATCAGTGGGAAAacccatgaaaaataaatatatcccTGCTTTGTCGTCTTTGAGTTTTCAAAATCTAGTAGGGAAAATCAGGTATAGAAAACaggcattttttaatttatgtgttC
It contains:
- the LOC118794760 gene encoding caveolae-associated protein 1-like, coding for MADSSVKLDRVPLTEASDDDDEMALVSAVAAVAEDDEEEEEAAAEVAVAGTAKKSEAQMHGVMVLALLDKIIGVVDQIQQTQNGLEERQEGMEHSVVGIRGELNKLSKNHTTTANTVNKMLEKVRKVSVNVKTVRTSLEKQAGQIKRLESNEQELLKRRNFRVMIYQEEGKPPKATVSKSTKGSGKVAEGEEGEGGPEVKEEAGEGDEAHPGVSSDEEVEIEEIIEESRAERIKRSGRQQMDSIKKAFSKEKMEKTKQKTKENLEKTRLRTRENLEKTRHNLEKKMGKLGNRMAVKPEQKEKMKSSREKVKKSFTPDHTVYARSKTSVYKVPPFTFHVKKVREGEEEVQPAEPVEVAGEKPVEEAMEEAMEEAVERAEQLSEDGPEVQALLKLSEDSELVLVDLDHEKDSK